ttaattaagtctttatacttttttttctttttaattgggtctttagatgttaattttttttaatttagtccatattaacattaaatataaaaaaataataacgcGAGTAAATTGTGAAATTACTTGTATACCTTTATTTTTCACCTATAAGCACttcatatttctaatttttttgagaTTGTTCTTTTTCCCCATTTTTCATTCTTTCCAAATTTCGTTTTCCCAAACCTATGAATCAAAGTCAAGAAACATCTTTTATTCTCTCTTCGGAAAGTTGTGTTTCAAGAAGCTCCAACTCGAAGAAAAGAAGACACCTATATTTCTGTGGGGAGGCAGTAATTGTGCGTCCTTCGTCAGCCGTTTTTGACCATGGTAGGAGGTATGTTGCTTGTGAGAAGATTTTAAAATGCAACTTTTTTGAGTGGATTGGTAATAATAACAGTTCGAAGAATGAGTgactaaagaaaaagaaaatgagggtTTAGTGTTTTTGTAGTGACACTCTAATTTTTCGAATATCTAGAACAACAAAAAATCCTAATAGAATATTTATTCTTACCCTAACAGAAGTTGCAAATTTTTCTAGTGAATTGAAGAAAGTGGTGCAACAAGAAGCATATCTGTTGCTATTAGAATTGTTGGAACACAAGATTATAGTAAGTTGGAGGCTGAAATGAGAAAATTAGATACACAagatgtaacaccctcactatcagaatgtcacgctttCGGCTGTGCTACTCTGATAGCAAGGAGTGTTACGACGACttcatatacttaataataaaataggagccttTGACTCAAAATCGTATCACTGTTCTTTTTGAAAACCGGAAAAAGAAtactttttaaataacaaaacaaaCATATACATGTACAAAACTTCTTATTCGAGtaacttatacatattatatacatacaaatcatacaactcctatccctcttacaaaaatTGCTAGAAATAAAGgcgaggaaaaaataaaaactgagGTAATACAAATTAATGTCGAATAAACAGAAATCGAATATAATTCTTTTGAAGCTTCGCCGCTCGTAtcctgaaaaggtaaagctgtagggggtgagaacctaaccacacggtctcatCACAGAGTTTCAGAATTGTCATAATAAGATATTTAAAGAGAAATCTATTTTTAAGCTCAGTGATGATTGTTCATCctttgaatcttttaaaaaccaacAACTAGTCATCCAAAAAtcctttttgaaaatcaatatttaaatatctagaaatccaaaacctttCTTTCAGTATAATAAAATCTTAATCAGAAATCAACTACGCAATCAATCAACACAATCATCAATTCAGCACCGAAGTAGTTCATTCTCAAAAGTAGCACATCAGGACAAACACAGAAAAAacagacaaggaaagcacaagtTTAAGTAGCAGTTACAACAAATAGTTCAGGTAGCAGTTAATAACAGTTTAACAATTaggtgatgcgtgagcatcttttctatcttttcctagtgaatttgcatttacattgttgagtttaatcaagaattaattatcttttagccactatggatgctactttgagttttatgcaattctgtttattttagataACCTTTTggttggatttgatggagtttctacagaaaaagagaagaaggctatatagggtaggaatggcttagaggatggagaggaagcttgcacaaatggaaggagcacaagaattaaaggagatgaccagcgaggagcgacgcgtgcgcatacctgacgcgtgcgcgtgatttggagatttGCACAGCGACGCGTGTGCGTACCTGACGTGACGCGTGACACACgaagaagaccatcgacgcgtacgcgtgactgacgcgtacgcgtgacatgcaccGTGTGCAGAAAACGCTGATCGCTTTAATTAAATTCtgatttaactttaatttttattttaaaataggaaaagatattatttagttttaaaaatttataatttaaatttattaggattagatataaaagagaaaaagaaacttCTCTTCTAGGAGATTCCACCTCAGCCCAATTTACAGTTTACGAGAATCTTAGTTTTCACTCTTTtttcatgagcaactaaacctccactgtgaaggttaggagctctgtctatttgtatggattgattctattgtttttgtattttaattcatgtcctgatttataattcaagaattgttttcgttctttatcttatgaatttaggtggaacggaagtatgaccctctttctaattgagttcttgtataacttggaaaagctctttacttgaataacagtttgaaaacaatttctcataaattctaattatctggacttaacggatacatgacatataatcctcttatatttggataatttggatttttgtggcataataactagaattaaacttcaccccctaattgggattaattgaccaagaaattggcggttgatgagagttagaggagactagaaaggtctaaggaattagggtctagtcacatatagtttgccataaattaaatcttgcatgattaaaataaattaataagaaaggtcaatccgaaaaatagataactctaaaaccttaactgcCTTTGCCTTCTCCCTATTGttttcccaacttatttattgcATGTCTTCtaatattctgaatttactgtttaatgctctttgaactctcaaacaccattttctgtttgtctaactaagtaaattaatcaaccattgttgcttagtctatcaatcctcgtgggattgaccctcattcacctgaggtactacttgatacgacccggtgcacttgccggttagtttatgggttataaattccgcaccattaggcaaaccaaaacaaattcaaacccAAGCACAGCacacaaatgcatatgatgcatgcatgtCCTATGgataatgagctcatctgtcggttatacagccaacccgacaagtccggtTTGCTAAACCTTTGGACTATCCCCCGATGCGCATCCCCATGAGtttatgcatagctttttctcatatatatatatatatcaaatcacTCAATGGGGGTaccattcccgggaatttataagtgtccggtcacccttacgtcgtagggtcaacagagtatcgagtctcaacctggagcaagtggtggcaagccactgcatctacccagggaaactcgtgtctcagataattcaaattTATAAGCCATATGAATAATTCACTCATCATTCATCAATATCTATGTCATtctcaatatcatcatcattggTCAACCTAtatctcatttccaaattcattcaaaaatcatatttcaaagTCAATCCTCATCATCCTTCTTTCTATTCCATTCATCAACAATcccaatccaaaacataattctttcttttctaaataaatcaatattaaaacatataatgtttaaaaactaatttttttttaaataattacttcaaacgaaacttccaattttataaaatttcggcagcatctcctctaaaactcggactctGCCACCCTTTTTGGGTCCCATCCAAACATTTCTCAAACCCTTTCTCAACTATTTCTAAATCtcaatcatttttcaaaattcaaccaGTTCCAatatcaatttattttcaaatcgaACCAACTCTAATAATaaaactctttttaaaatcaaaccaactcaaatattaaatcatttataaaatcagACTAACCCAAAATCAAACCGCTTCCAgaatcaatttattttcatatctcaaacCCAGTGTTTTAAAATAGCGGCCATGGTGGTGCTATGGCAGAATGGCGTGGTGGCGGAATGGCGTGGCGGAAATTAGCCTCGCTGCCATACATAGGGCACCGCAACGTGCTTATCACGGTGGGGCAAATGGTGCCGCAATTGCGGTGGCGCCATGGTGGGTTGCCATGAAAATGGCAAAAATGGTGGGTTTTtctggatttttcaaaaaaattcgaGGGTAATTGGGTAAATTTGCAAAACCCTAAATGATACATGTTAACCAGTTCAGCCGCTCCAATTCAAAAATGACTCTTCTTCTCTGAGCATCCAAAACgactctttctctcttctctttgccTCCCATTGCCTCCAATCTTAGCCACCGTCTGTCGCTGCCGTCTGTTGCCGCTCGTCGCCGACCGACACCGCCGCTCATCACCACAGTTCCCTCTTTTTCTGGTTCGTAGAAGTAACGACTCTTCCTTTTTTTCATTCTGTTCACTCACTTCGCTAGTTCACTGTCTCCATCTCTTCCCTCATAAACCTCtcttcctccaatttttttcctttcaactaGGTTCACCATGTCAACTTCTAGACCAACCCATAATTTTGATGCCCCTGCCTCTGCCTCTGCCCCTGTCTCTGCCTCTGCCTCTGCTGGCCATGCTACTGAAACTACTGCTCGTTCTGTAGCTGTTATTCGTGCCACTAGGATTGATCCTGGGTGGAAATACGTTAGTGCTGTAGAAGAGAAAAATACCAATGACAccatatataatttttgtggaaaaattaGGAGAGGAGGAATTACACGGGCAAAGGAACACTTAATGATTAAGCATGGGAATGTTGTTGGATGTAAAATGGTCCCAAAGGATGTTATTGCTGAATTATGAGAGTTTTACATCCAGAAAAAAATCGAGGAAGATAAAGTTCTACGCTGGCAAGCACCGAGGAACATAGTGTCAATGCTAGGGAGCTTGATTTAGATAGTTTGGGTTTTGAATTGTCAAAGGAAGATGCTCAAGGAATTGATGAAATTCCAAATCCAACTCCAATGGCAGCAGCTAGAGGGGGTGCAAGTTCTATAAGAGGTCCAATGAACTTGTTTATGAAAGGACCCGAAACTGCcattgcaagaaacaaaaaGGAGAAATTGAGGCAACAGAATATCAAGGAAGCATGTAATAAGGAAGTGGTTCGTAGAGTTCATCAATACATAGCCCGGTGGTTCTACCAAGCTGGGATTCCATTGAATCCAGTGAGGTTGAAGAGTTTTCAAGAAATGTTGTGGGCTGTTGGAAGCTTTGGTCCTAATTTACCTGCTCCCAGTTATCATGCTTTAAGGGTTCCACTCCTTAATGAGGAGTTAAAATACACCAAAGACTTTTTGAAGGGTCATAAGGAACAATGGAAAAAGTATGACTGCTTTATTATGTCAGATGCTTGGACGGATAAGAGACAATGGAGCATTATAATTTTCTTGTAAACTCTCCTACTGGAACAATGTTTTTTAAGTCTATTGATGCCTCTGATTATGTGAAGAcggatgaaaaaaattttgagctTCTTGATGGTATTGTTGAGAAAATTGGGGAGCAAAATGTTGTTCAAGTTGTAACTAACAACGGGAGCAACTATGTTTTAGCCGGTAAGTTGCTGATGGAGAAAAGACCGAATTTCTTTTGGATCCCATGTTCTGCCCATTGTTTGATTTGATGCTTGAAGACATTGGAAAGTTACCATTAAtccaaaaaaccataaaaagtGCCATTTCTTTGGTTAGCTTTACTTATAGTCACTCTAGCACTTTATCCATGTTGAGACCATTCACAAATGGCAAGGAATTGGTGAGGCATGTAGTCACTCGATTTGCCACTTCATTTCTCTCTTTGGAAAGACTTtatgagaagaaagaaaatctaaGAAGAATGTTCACTTCAGATGAGTGGGTAAAGAATAAGTTGTCGAGGGAGGCAAAGGGGAGGGAGACAATAAAGATTGTTATTAGGCCCTCCTTTTGAAATCATGTCAAGTACACCCTTAAGATCATGGGGCCTCTTGTTCGGGTGCTTCGACTTGTTGATGGGGAGAAGAAGCCACCAATGGGTTATATATATGAAGCAATGGAGAAGGCAAATGAATGCATcatgaaaatattttctaatGATATGAGCAAATATTCTGAAGTTTTTAAAATCGTTGACAAAAGATAGAATTGCCAACTTCATCGTCAGTTGCATGCTGCTGGTCATTTTCTGAATCCGGAGTTGTTTTATGATAATCCTCGCATTGAGTTGGATTTAGAAGTTACAAAGGGGTGGTTTGAGTGCATCACTAGATTGGTGCCAAGTATAGCTGTGCAAGAGAAGATATTGGAGGAGCAAGCACTATATAAGGCTGGCTATGGACATTTTGGATCATCCTTTATAAAATCTCAAAGGAAAAAGCTTTCACCCGGTAAGATTGTTATAAATTTTACAAAGCTTTATAAATTTAGTTCGATTAAAGGCTTagacaaatttattttaattttatagcaTTTTGGTGGCAGACATATGGGCATGAAGCTCCAAACATGCGAGACCTTGCTATCAAGATCTTGAGCTTGACTTGTAGTGCTTCTAGATGTGAGTGCAATTGGAGTATATTTGAGCATATTCAtactaagaaaagaaatagGCTTGATCATGAAAGGATGGAATGTTTGGTCTTCATAAAGTATAATCAACAATTCATCGAGAGGTACAACCTTAAAGATGAAGTTGACCCTATTGCACTCAATGACATTGATGAGTGTAATGAGTGGTTAGTGGAAGAAATTGAGACTGCCACCTTTCGAGATGATGATAATATGGATGATGATGCTGATTTGGTTCATCAAGATGACAACACTTTGAGTTGGAACCTTGTTTTTGAAGCAATGAGAGGACATGAGCCTACAACATATACTAgaagacaacaaaataaaaatagaaaagaaccTGCAATTGTAAGAGGTGGTGCAAAGGGTGGACCAAGTGGGTCTAAGGCttcaaaaaaaggaaaaggaaaatcagTAATtgtggaagaggaagaagaaccagaatttgaagatgaagatgattctgaaaatgaagaaaaacaagaagaggAGATTCAATTCAATGATAATGAATCAGAGGATGATGAGGGGGTAGAGGGACACGATAATAATCGTGTTAATTTGGATGAATCTAATGAGAGCTAGAGTGTAGATGGTTTAtagtttttatgttttatgtcttCTATTTTATGGCTTGCTTATGACTTTTGAGTTATGATATGAAATTGATGTTATATTTATATGCTAAATTTGCTACTATATTTGCTatattaattagatattttatgaCTAGAAAGTTGCTTATATAGATAgattttatagtttattataTTTGCAATTTTTCTGCATATTTTTTTGTACATATATGTGTATTTTAGGTAATTCGCCATTTTCACCATTTTTCGCAACGCCATCCGCTATAACTTTATGGCGGATTTTTGGCTCACCGCCATGAGCCACCATCCGCAATAAAAACTATGCTCAAACCATCTCCAAAGTCGATTTATTTACATTATCGAATTAACTCCAAAACCAAGAAAAACCACGTTTCATAATAACCAAACCACGTTTCATAATAACCAAGTAAATAACTTCAAACCCATTTCTTATCAACAACCGTACATCAGTCAAGCAATCAAATAACCACATCCACAAGACAAACATAATCACagaagtatattttttttgcatCAATATCTATTTATAGCAACTctgtaatataaataaattttaagaaaaatcctACCTCAATTTAGTCAAAGCTCAGTAGTTAAACGCATTAGTTcctcttttgtttattttcaattttacaGCAACGACAACAACCTTGTTTATTTTCAGACAATATCAACAGCGGCATCAAGAATTGCGGCAACAACACTTTTCTGACATAAATTGGAGTTTAAGGAGAAATTGATATTGAGCGGGATTAGAACAAAATTAGTGATGGAACATTACGATAAATTGAAACAAAACCAAATAATCTTACCACGAGAAATAAAGCAGCAACGACCCTCTGAACCGATCAGGCAGAAGTAGTGACGGCGGCTACCAAAAGCTCCGGTGGTTCAACAACAACTTTAATTTCGACGCGCAAATACCGGAAACCAAACCTATGGTACCAACATCTCAGAATCTCCAATAGATTACAACAAAACACTGATTTTAAGAAGTTTCGGAAACAAAGTGCTTACCAAGAAGACAGGGGTTCCGGCGGCAGTTTTTGGCAACCACATCCGCAGCACTGCAGCTTCCAACAGAACCAAATAGAGCGGAAATAACTTTCGAGCAACTTCGATGGGCTTCATCGGCAGTGGTAAGAACGGCGGTCCCGATGGCGATTCCTAGCACAAACATTCTCAGCAATAACTCTCATGGGAATGTAGAACTTAACGGATAAAGAAGCTGAGGCAGGGTTAGAGCTTACCAATAGGCACAGTCTTCAAAGGTGGTTTCCGGTGGCAACAGTGTTTTCCGGCGACAGAGGCGTGGCCAGAAGTCGCAGCCAGAAGCTTCGAAGGTGACAGATTTGACGAGGATGGCACCGGCGACACGAGCGGCAACTGTGCGCGGTGGCTGGACGGGTCGCGATCCTCCCTTCCTCGCGAATCTCTCTCCTTTGCTTCACCCATGGACGACGGTGATGCTGGCTTCCTTCAGCGACGACGACGGCGCTGACAGCTGCAGCAACGGCGACGGGGACGACGGCGGTGACAGGAACCTGCGAAGACAATGACAGACGCAACGCAGCAGTGGTTCACGAGGTGTGGTGCTTCGGCGGCGTGGCTTCTTGGCTCCCTCAACTCTGTGCTCGCTCTCTCGGATCTCCTTCCTGACGGCACAGCGACGGTGACGGTGGCATCcctctttccttctttcttttttccatgAATCTGCTGCATGGTTTGGGGAAAAAAAGGGACTTTGGTGGCTGAAGGAGGTAAGGTGGCAGCTAGGGTTTCATTTGGGTAAAGGAAAAGTGGTCTAATTAGGGTTAGGATTTGCGCATGgaattgaaaattttgggtttaatttgagtaaaataattttaataaaattggagTATAAGgtattaatatttgaaaaactaatttaatctctaaagttactttaaaatattatttgtggtataaaaatactaattgattctcAATAAATTACTCTAATTGAAAATACATggtgatataattaattttctttatttttaacttaaagtattaaatgatATAAGTATACATCAtctaaaatcaaatcatataaaattcttattattttataactaccaactttataatttaaatataaaaaacaattcaataattataaaattatacaaaattctaatttaaatagcCAAACCTCATTATTTCTCGAATTTTTAGAACTTTAatcataaatagaaaaataatccaTAAGTATAGAGTTTGgataaaaaatcttaatttatttcaaatccaattaattgcctttaattattttcaataaaaataatttctgaaattaaaactataaataaatatatgatttgagatTGATTTAAAATAggacttttcaaaagttttggTCTTACACAAGAAAGGAAGATAGAGAGACTAATCATAGAGATAAAGAGATTGATTATTGAAGCTGGACAAATGGATGCTTGTGTGGGTAGATTATGTGATGAGTCTAATATTGTCCAAGAACAAGTTGAGAGATTAGAAgacaatataaaaaatcaatgcaaaatgcaatatatattatttatgtttttgatAGTCTTATAATTACAATGTGATTTGTAAGGGTTTAAAGTTAACTGTACTGTAAAATTTTAGTAAGAGATTCTATAACTTCAATTCAATTACCGTTAATTATGTTTACTTTGATTATATTTtgcattaatatattttgtgtgATGTTTAGGTTGACTATTTtgctttaat
This portion of the Arachis duranensis cultivar V14167 chromosome 6, aradu.V14167.gnm2.J7QH, whole genome shotgun sequence genome encodes:
- the LOC107493055 gene encoding uncharacterized protein LOC107493055 is translated as MGPLVRVLRLVDGEKKPPMGYIYEAMEKNCQLHRQLHAAGHFLNPELFYDNPRIELDLEVTKGWFECITRLVPSIAVQEKILEEQALYKAGYGHFGSSFIKSQRKKLSPAFWWQTYGHEAPNMRDLAIKILSLTCSASRCECNWSIFEHIHTKKRNRLDHERMECLVFIKYNQQFIERYNLKDEVDPIALNDIDECNEWLVEEIETATFRDDDNMDDDADLVHQDDNTLSWNLVFEAMRGHEPTTYTRRQQNKNRKEPAIVRGGAKGGPKKQEEEIQFNDNESEDDEGVEGHDNNRVNLDESNES